A single region of the Acidobacteriota bacterium genome encodes:
- a CDS encoding DUF2911 domain-containing protein: MKRTRHNRIALSVALACAMTGVAAAVPGQESPPAETPRLDTSEIEPFIGEWVLEVLTQQGSLNSLITFADDDGKATADFYLSRLADVVIENISRTETGVQLKWNLDFGGQLVPVEMDLAREGDGLAGKLETGFFNADIKGMTKEAAEAAGIIVERQPVGDDDDLSLSRVEVDGQAMRLRVDRLQAPGPDYDRIESLADGEVLEPIYGKPFKFWTDADLAFEDARIAAHNHGPTYPGVYSLWLKREGDGWKLVFNHLADVWGTMHMAEHDAGETPLAFRTLAEPAEHTEGVLEVDGAAGMLTIRWGTMEWSAPFQVAE, encoded by the coding sequence ATGAAACGAACACGGCACAACCGCATCGCCCTCTCTGTGGCCCTCGCCTGCGCCATGACCGGCGTTGCGGCCGCGGTCCCAGGCCAGGAATCGCCTCCCGCCGAGACACCCCGGCTGGACACATCCGAGATCGAACCCTTCATTGGCGAGTGGGTGCTGGAGGTCCTCACCCAGCAAGGCTCGCTCAACAGCCTGATCACCTTTGCCGACGACGACGGCAAGGCGACCGCCGACTTCTACCTGTCGCGTCTGGCCGATGTCGTGATCGAGAACATCAGCCGAACGGAAACGGGGGTCCAGCTCAAGTGGAACCTGGACTTCGGCGGCCAGCTCGTGCCGGTCGAGATGGACCTCGCGCGCGAAGGGGACGGCCTTGCCGGGAAACTCGAGACCGGCTTCTTCAACGCCGACATCAAGGGCATGACGAAGGAAGCGGCCGAGGCGGCCGGGATCATCGTCGAGCGTCAGCCGGTCGGAGACGACGACGACCTGTCCCTCTCCCGGGTCGAGGTCGACGGACAGGCGATGCGGCTCCGCGTCGATCGCCTGCAGGCTCCCGGTCCCGACTACGACAGGATCGAGTCCCTGGCAGACGGCGAAGTCCTGGAACCGATCTACGGCAAGCCGTTCAAGTTCTGGACGGACGCCGACCTCGCGTTCGAGGACGCACGGATCGCCGCCCACAACCACGGCCCGACCTATCCCGGCGTCTACAGTCTCTGGCTCAAGCGCGAGGGAGATGGCTGGAAGCTCGTCTTCAACCACCTGGCCGACGTCTGGGGCACGATGCATATGGCTGAACACGATGCCGGCGAAACGCCACTGGCCTTCCGCACCCTTGCTGAGCCTGCGGAACACACGGAAGGCGTCCTGGAAGTGGACGGCGCTGCCGGCATGCTGACGATCCGCTGGGGCACGATGGAGTGGTCGGCGCCGTTCCAGGTCGCCGAGTGA
- a CDS encoding GNAT family N-acetyltransferase: MTKRLTFGPARSAAELEAQAYNEALAFNTPYDSCVAWLHTNRNHARLVRSGGRVVGGLVQYEMGQFLGGRSVRNTGIAGVAVDPTARGQGAARALIGATLNELHREGVAVSTLYPTTFTLYQRAGYAAAGYRYRFRLPLAELGRVRADGTLRRLDPERDAKVVERLYRGIARDRPGWLDRNHFIWERVYQDPGGAAVHGYVVPGSDGGVDGYVVYTQDAVGHYPGAAGRYPYRLKVRDVQTRDGAAARRILAFFSACRTLARDVTWHSALDDHLLLQVPEIGTEISVAETWMLRIVDVQAALGQRGYPPRTSARLDFEVTDDVVAGNRGRWVLEVDRRAGKVSRTTRKAGTNTLRLDIRALASLYTGHLSARRLAELNLIEGSSTSLNLAERLFAGPPPSMPDYF, encoded by the coding sequence GTGACGAAACGTCTCACGTTCGGACCGGCCCGCAGCGCTGCCGAGTTGGAGGCGCAGGCCTACAACGAAGCCCTGGCGTTCAACACGCCCTACGACTCCTGCGTGGCGTGGCTGCACACGAACCGGAACCACGCACGCCTCGTCCGTAGCGGCGGCCGCGTGGTCGGCGGCCTGGTCCAGTACGAGATGGGCCAGTTCCTGGGCGGCCGCTCGGTCCGGAACACCGGCATCGCCGGTGTCGCCGTCGACCCCACCGCACGTGGCCAGGGCGCGGCCAGGGCACTGATCGGAGCGACCCTGAACGAACTCCATCGGGAAGGCGTTGCCGTCTCCACCCTGTACCCCACCACGTTCACCCTCTACCAGCGTGCCGGTTATGCCGCCGCCGGCTACCGGTACCGCTTCCGGCTGCCGCTCGCCGAGCTGGGCCGCGTCCGCGCCGACGGGACGCTTCGTCGCCTCGACCCCGAGCGCGACGCGAAGGTCGTGGAACGGCTGTATCGCGGGATCGCGAGGGACCGGCCCGGCTGGCTCGACCGCAACCACTTCATCTGGGAGCGCGTCTACCAGGATCCGGGCGGCGCGGCCGTCCACGGCTACGTCGTCCCCGGCAGCGACGGCGGCGTCGACGGCTACGTCGTCTACACCCAGGACGCGGTGGGACACTATCCGGGCGCCGCGGGGCGCTACCCGTACCGCCTCAAGGTCCGCGACGTGCAGACCAGGGACGGCGCCGCGGCGCGCAGAATCCTGGCGTTCTTCTCGGCCTGCCGCACGCTGGCCCGGGACGTGACCTGGCACAGCGCCCTGGACGACCACCTGCTGCTCCAGGTACCCGAAATCGGCACCGAGATCTCGGTGGCCGAGACCTGGATGCTACGCATCGTCGACGTGCAGGCGGCCCTCGGTCAGCGGGGCTACCCACCCCGCACGAGCGCTCGTCTCGACTTCGAGGTCACCGACGACGTGGTCGCCGGCAATCGGGGTCGCTGGGTTCTCGAAGTCGATCGCCGGGCCGGGAAGGTCAGCCGCACGACCCGGAAGGCCGGGACCAACACCCTGCGCCTGGACATCAGGGCGCTAGCCTCCCTGTACACGGGCCACCTTAGCGCCCGGCGCCTGGCCGAACTCAACCTGATCGAGGGCTCGTCCACCTCCCTGAACCTGGCGGAACGGCTCTTCGCCGGCCCGCCGCCGTCGATGCCGGACTATTTCTGA
- a CDS encoding ABC transporter ATP-binding protein, producing MGNVRTERLSKSYGAVPALSNVGFECGAGDVVGVLGLNGAGKSTLLRVLAGELLPSAGSVQIGGVELGVDSRAMRSVVGYLPEEPPLYREMRVRDYLQFVGALNGVPGRLLAGRVVAVAERVHVEHHLDRVIGELSMGFRKRVGIAQAILHEPEVVLLDEPVSSLDPAEIVGMRDLVRSLGGERTVFTSSHHLREIHETCDSILVLHEGTLVVHGTQAELGVLAGRERIEVELRGAPDDAARSLPAGATPVASEHLGGGVSVITVELAEAPREAVVAALVASDLGVRRVEPVRSDLERVFLDLVAGDGVPEAPAEGSGS from the coding sequence GTGGGAAACGTCCGTACAGAGCGACTGAGCAAGAGCTACGGCGCAGTGCCGGCCCTGTCGAACGTCGGATTCGAGTGTGGCGCCGGCGATGTCGTCGGCGTTCTGGGTTTGAACGGCGCCGGCAAGTCGACCCTGCTCCGCGTCCTGGCAGGCGAGCTGTTGCCCAGCGCTGGCAGCGTTCAGATTGGAGGCGTGGAGCTGGGCGTCGACTCCCGGGCGATGCGAAGCGTCGTCGGCTACCTTCCGGAGGAACCGCCGCTCTACCGGGAGATGCGTGTTCGCGACTACCTCCAGTTCGTGGGGGCTCTGAACGGCGTGCCGGGGCGGCTGCTTGCCGGACGAGTCGTCGCGGTTGCCGAACGGGTCCACGTCGAGCATCACCTGGACCGGGTGATCGGCGAGCTGTCGATGGGCTTCCGCAAGCGCGTCGGTATCGCGCAGGCGATTCTCCACGAACCGGAGGTCGTCCTGCTCGACGAGCCCGTGTCGTCGCTCGACCCGGCCGAGATCGTGGGCATGAGGGATCTCGTCCGTTCGCTCGGCGGCGAGCGGACGGTGTTCACCTCGTCGCATCACCTGCGCGAGATCCACGAGACCTGCGATTCGATCCTCGTTCTGCACGAGGGCACTCTGGTCGTGCACGGAACGCAGGCGGAGCTGGGTGTGCTGGCCGGCCGCGAACGGATCGAGGTCGAGCTGAGGGGCGCGCCGGATGACGCCGCGCGGAGCCTTCCCGCGGGCGCCACGCCGGTGGCCTCAGAGCACCTTGGCGGCGGTGTCTCGGTGATCACTGTCGAGCTGGCGGAGGCTCCCAGAGAAGCGGTCGTGGCCGCTCTGGTCGCTTCGGATCTCGGTGTGCGACGGGTCGAGCCGGTTCGCTCGGACCTCGAGCGGGTTTTCTTGGATCTGGTCGCGGGCGATGGCGTGCCGGAGGCCCCGGCCGAGGGGAGCGGATCGTGA